In Stieleria varia, one genomic interval encodes:
- a CDS encoding ABC transporter permease — MKSLDRMLLADVRRMWRQGLAISTLLACGIAVFVMSNTTMKSLSWSQQSYYHDGHFADLFVQLVRAPNHIADRVAAIDGVQRVQPRVVRRVLLNIPEMVEPASCQLVSIEGDQSDSINRVFLRKGRLPNDSERAEVVVSELFAESHGFQPGDHVEAIIGQRYERLRIVGIGLSAEYVYVVQPGMLVTDDRRSGVLWMSRRQMEAAFSMEGAFNDLAIQLRSFASVPKVIEQIDTLTKPYGGTGAFDRGDQPSHRRVSDELYQLRTMAYVLPTIFLAVSAFLFNIVFSRLVQQQKEQIATLRAFGYLPREIAGHYIKMVTLLVGVGAIAGLAGGLWLSDWMLTQYARFFRFPTMTSLFASGSTGVAILIGFGTALLGTFSAIRQASRLVPAEAMRPESPKEFHGLWAERLGLSRWMTPITRMIVRRIETNRVPTTLSVLGMSLGLAILVLGSFMEDTVDYVIELEFQKSQRHDAMLTFNEARSESAIDDARHLPGVTKVEPFRSVPVRMRFGRKTYRLAIMGLEPQPELFRVLDENEIPLELPEGGGLILSKKLAEILGVQLGDTIAVEILEGDRPTRQVKGV; from the coding sequence ATGAAATCGCTCGATCGAATGCTGCTGGCCGATGTTCGACGAATGTGGCGTCAGGGACTGGCAATCAGCACGCTGTTGGCATGCGGGATCGCCGTCTTTGTCATGTCCAACACCACCATGAAATCGCTTTCGTGGAGCCAACAAAGCTACTACCACGACGGACATTTCGCCGACCTTTTCGTCCAACTTGTTCGCGCACCCAACCACATCGCTGACCGAGTCGCCGCTATCGATGGCGTACAGCGGGTTCAGCCCCGTGTGGTTCGACGAGTCTTGTTGAACATTCCCGAAATGGTCGAACCCGCGTCGTGTCAATTGGTTTCCATCGAAGGCGACCAGTCCGACAGCATCAACCGTGTTTTTTTGCGCAAAGGGCGTTTGCCCAACGACTCCGAGCGTGCCGAAGTCGTGGTCAGTGAGTTGTTTGCCGAATCACACGGTTTTCAGCCTGGAGATCACGTCGAGGCAATCATCGGTCAACGCTATGAGCGACTGCGTATTGTCGGAATCGGGCTCTCGGCAGAGTATGTCTATGTCGTGCAGCCTGGAATGCTCGTCACCGATGACCGTCGCAGCGGAGTGCTCTGGATGTCGCGGCGACAGATGGAGGCGGCGTTCAGCATGGAGGGGGCGTTCAATGACTTGGCGATACAGCTCCGTTCGTTCGCATCGGTTCCCAAGGTAATCGAGCAGATCGATACATTGACGAAACCGTATGGCGGGACCGGCGCGTTCGATCGTGGCGATCAGCCTTCCCACCGCCGTGTCTCAGATGAACTGTACCAACTGCGAACGATGGCGTACGTGTTGCCGACGATTTTCTTGGCGGTATCAGCTTTCTTGTTCAACATCGTGTTTTCGAGGTTGGTGCAACAACAAAAGGAACAGATCGCAACGTTGCGAGCGTTCGGTTACCTGCCCCGCGAGATCGCCGGCCACTACATCAAGATGGTCACATTGCTCGTCGGCGTGGGCGCGATCGCCGGACTGGCAGGCGGACTGTGGCTGTCCGATTGGATGTTGACCCAGTATGCGAGGTTTTTTCGTTTTCCCACGATGACCAGCCTTTTTGCATCCGGCAGTACTGGCGTGGCGATCTTGATCGGCTTTGGGACGGCATTGCTGGGAACATTCTCGGCGATCCGTCAGGCCAGTCGATTGGTCCCCGCCGAAGCGATGCGACCGGAATCGCCCAAAGAGTTCCACGGCTTGTGGGCCGAGCGACTGGGATTGTCACGTTGGATGACTCCGATCACCCGCATGATCGTCCGGCGGATCGAAACCAACCGCGTACCAACCACTCTATCCGTGCTGGGAATGTCTTTGGGTTTGGCAATCTTGGTGCTCGGATCGTTCATGGAGGATACCGTCGACTACGTGATTGAACTGGAGTTTCAAAAGTCGCAGCGTCACGACGCGATGTTGACATTCAACGAAGCCCGATCGGAAAGTGCCATCGATGATGCCCGGCACTTGCCCGGCGTGACGAAGGTGGAACCGTTTCGATCTGTTCCTGTGAGAATGCGGTTTGGACGAAAGACCTATCGACTGGCAATCATGGGACTGGAGCCACAGCCGGAATTGTTTCGAGTGTTGGACGAAAACGAAATTCCGCTGGAATTACCCGAAGGCGGCGGACTGATCCTTTCCAAGAAGCTCGCTGAGATTCTCGGCGTGCAATTGGGGGATACCATTGCCGTTGAAATTCTGGAAGGCGATCGGCCGACCCGCCAAGTGAAAGGAGTGTGA
- a CDS encoding FtsX-like permease family protein, with protein sequence MKVQSVFPNFTDPSAYLNRHELCQLLRESDQVSGVFLAVDSEQIPAMYAAVKQTPVVAGVIDKRSAMKHFRDMISESTYVMRTVNAMFAMVIAFGVIYNCAMIILSERARDLATLRVMGFTRGEASRVLVGEIAIITLMSIPLGLVIGYLFSYGTALSMDTETNRFPLVINRSTYAYSTLVILFAATLSGWYVRRLVNDLDLISVLKVKE encoded by the coding sequence GTGAAAGTACAGAGTGTGTTCCCCAATTTTACCGACCCCAGTGCCTATCTGAACCGACACGAACTGTGCCAGTTGCTGCGTGAAAGCGACCAGGTTTCAGGCGTGTTTCTGGCAGTCGATTCCGAACAAATCCCGGCCATGTACGCTGCCGTAAAACAGACGCCCGTCGTAGCCGGCGTGATCGACAAACGCTCTGCAATGAAACATTTCAGGGACATGATTTCAGAGAGCACCTACGTGATGCGAACAGTCAATGCGATGTTTGCCATGGTGATTGCATTCGGTGTCATCTACAACTGTGCCATGATCATCTTGTCTGAGCGTGCTCGGGATTTGGCAACCTTGCGAGTCATGGGATTCACACGCGGGGAAGCGTCACGAGTGTTGGTGGGCGAGATCGCCATCATTACTTTGATGTCCATTCCATTGGGCCTGGTGATCGGTTATTTGTTTTCCTACGGTACGGCGTTGTCGATGGATACCGAAACAAATCGCTTTCCTCTCGTCATCAACCGCTCCACCTATGCATACTCGACACTGGTCATCTTGTTCGCGGCGACCCTATCAGGATGGTACGTTCGGCGTTTGGTGAATGACCTGGATTTGATCTCCGTGTTGAAAGTAAAAGAGTGA
- a CDS encoding efflux RND transporter periplasmic adaptor subunit, whose translation MKRVLAKAIRIIPLALLAAAIAYAFIPQPVPVDLVKPVRGSLQITVNDDGETRIREKYIVSAPVTGKLLRVQLDPGDPVERGKTELAQIKPSDPTLLDVRTKAEAQARVRTAEAEILQASAAVQRAEETLKLAVHDNERAKKLQKQNAISKADLDAAESREMIARAELRSAEFAQRVATYEMDQAEVALRYTVPPVDGEATDRLDEDTFRLMSPIDGKVLQVYNEDSVVVTPGMRLLQLGDTKDMEIKVDVLSSDAVQIRPGNAVRIEHWGGEKTLDGTVRLVEPAAFEKISALGVEERRVNVIVDFTSPWKDRETLGDGFRIEAAIVVDETEPISLKIADGTIFREAGQHYVFVVREGRAVKTPIAIGKSNGLETEVLDGLTENDWIIEHPSDIIVDNTRVFEPQDH comes from the coding sequence ATGAAACGTGTCTTAGCAAAAGCAATTCGGATCATCCCGCTGGCCCTGTTGGCTGCGGCGATCGCCTATGCATTTATCCCTCAACCGGTTCCCGTGGATCTGGTCAAGCCCGTTCGGGGAAGTTTGCAGATCACGGTCAACGACGACGGTGAGACACGCATTCGTGAAAAATACATCGTGTCGGCTCCTGTCACCGGAAAACTGCTGCGTGTGCAACTGGATCCCGGAGATCCCGTGGAACGGGGAAAAACGGAACTCGCGCAGATTAAACCGAGTGATCCGACGTTGTTGGATGTCAGAACCAAAGCGGAAGCGCAGGCGAGGGTGAGGACAGCAGAAGCTGAGATTCTGCAAGCCAGCGCGGCAGTACAGCGAGCCGAGGAAACGCTGAAACTGGCTGTCCACGACAATGAGCGGGCCAAGAAACTGCAGAAGCAGAACGCCATCTCGAAGGCCGATCTGGATGCCGCCGAATCACGTGAAATGATCGCACGGGCTGAACTACGGTCGGCCGAGTTTGCCCAACGTGTCGCCACGTATGAAATGGATCAAGCCGAAGTTGCCTTGCGGTACACGGTTCCTCCTGTTGATGGTGAAGCAACTGATCGTCTCGATGAGGACACTTTTCGATTGATGTCGCCGATCGATGGAAAGGTCTTGCAGGTGTATAACGAGGACTCGGTTGTGGTCACACCCGGCATGCGACTCTTGCAATTGGGAGACACCAAAGACATGGAGATCAAAGTCGATGTGTTGTCCAGCGATGCGGTTCAAATCCGACCCGGCAACGCCGTTCGCATCGAGCACTGGGGCGGTGAGAAAACATTGGACGGCACCGTTCGACTGGTTGAGCCTGCTGCGTTTGAAAAGATCTCGGCTTTGGGTGTCGAGGAACGACGTGTGAACGTGATCGTCGATTTTACGAGTCCGTGGAAAGACCGAGAAACGCTGGGCGACGGATTTAGGATCGAAGCTGCGATCGTCGTTGATGAAACGGAACCCATTTCTCTCAAGATTGCCGACGGCACGATCTTTCGCGAAGCGGGGCAGCACTATGTTTTTGTCGTTCGAGAAGGACGCGCGGTCAAGACTCCGATTGCGATCGGGAAATCAAATGGCCTGGAGACGGAAGTCCTGGATGGATTGACGGAAAATGACTGGATCATCGAGCATCCATCGGACATCATCGTCGACAACACACGAGTGTTTGAACCGCAAGATCATTGA
- a CDS encoding cation-transporting P-type ATPase, with product METLPSSNWHQLHPSEILDRFETELESGLDHASVESRRERFGPNAITQRKGQGPLIRFLLEFHQPLVYILLAAGLITAVLQEWVDSGVIFAVVLMNAIIGFVQESKALKAIDALTRVMTSEATVLREGVKRRLSAQELVPGDIVFLQSGDKVPADLRLLVCRELQTDESTLTGESVPIEKHAEPMDQDTIVADRRNMAYSSTLVTYGTAVGVVVSTGDRTEIGRISELISSAEVLATPLTRKIAHFSGIMLYVILAMAVATFVVGVIRGERALDMFMAAVALAVGAIPEGLPAAVTITLAIGVGKMARRNAIIRKLPAVETLGSTTVICSDKTGTLTQNQMTVREVLSGGQRYHITGVGYAPEGEILCEGQPVDVREHQLLVECLTAGMLCNDSTLVKTMGDWHAEGDPTEVALIVSARKAGLSPKQVKQERPELDSIPFESQHQYMATLHDAGSDGSRIAYLKGSVESILQRCDRIHGGEANDIAFDPGVIHRHVEEMAADGLRVLAFARCELPSGAESIDHNDVAHGLSFVGLQGMIDPPRPEAVQAVQACQAAGIQVKMITGDHAGTAAAVAASIGLSGPESSRSAEGVMTGRMIAELSDTELHDAVETTAVFARVAPEQKLRLVRALQHRHHVVAMTGDGVNDAPALRRADIGVAMGVTGTEVAKEAADMVLTDDNFSSIEAAIEEGRGVFDNLVKFIIWTMPTSIAEGLVIMLAIFAGTMLPILPVQALWINMTTAVLLGLMLAFEPKEPGIMNRPSRDPAKPLLDRALVVRILIVSAILVMGSFGLLAWELAQDETEAAARTVVVNVIVFGEIFYLFNCRSLTLSMFSVGLFSNRWLLVGTGLMIALQLAFTYVPAMNRMFDSAPIGQDKWLLILGVGVLIYSVVGFEKWLRRMYATRNNGTG from the coding sequence ATGGAAACGTTACCGAGCAGCAACTGGCACCAACTTCATCCGTCCGAGATTCTCGATCGATTCGAAACGGAATTGGAGTCCGGTCTGGATCACGCTTCGGTCGAGAGCCGGCGAGAACGATTCGGTCCAAACGCGATCACGCAGCGCAAGGGGCAAGGGCCGCTGATTCGCTTTCTGTTGGAGTTTCACCAGCCGCTGGTCTACATCTTGTTGGCCGCTGGTTTGATCACCGCGGTTCTGCAAGAGTGGGTCGACTCGGGTGTGATCTTTGCCGTGGTGCTGATGAACGCCATCATTGGTTTTGTGCAGGAATCAAAGGCACTCAAAGCGATCGATGCACTTACCAGAGTGATGACGAGTGAGGCAACGGTTCTCCGCGAGGGTGTCAAACGCCGACTTTCGGCGCAAGAACTCGTTCCGGGGGATATCGTCTTTCTGCAATCCGGTGACAAGGTACCGGCTGATCTACGTCTGTTGGTGTGCCGAGAGTTGCAGACCGATGAGTCCACGCTGACCGGCGAGTCGGTGCCGATCGAGAAGCATGCAGAGCCGATGGATCAAGACACGATCGTGGCTGATCGTCGCAATATGGCGTACTCGTCAACTCTTGTCACTTACGGAACAGCAGTCGGTGTCGTTGTCAGTACTGGCGATCGTACCGAGATCGGTCGCATTTCGGAATTGATTTCATCCGCCGAAGTCCTCGCGACGCCACTGACGCGCAAGATTGCTCATTTCAGCGGCATCATGTTGTACGTGATTCTCGCAATGGCTGTGGCGACGTTCGTTGTGGGCGTCATTCGTGGCGAGCGGGCGCTGGACATGTTCATGGCCGCGGTTGCGTTGGCAGTGGGAGCGATCCCAGAGGGCTTACCGGCTGCCGTCACCATCACTTTGGCGATTGGTGTGGGCAAGATGGCGAGACGAAACGCCATCATCCGAAAGCTGCCGGCGGTCGAGACGCTTGGCAGCACAACGGTCATCTGCAGCGACAAGACAGGTACCCTGACTCAGAATCAGATGACGGTTCGTGAGGTCCTTTCCGGAGGGCAACGCTATCACATCACGGGCGTCGGCTACGCGCCAGAGGGAGAGATTTTGTGTGAGGGACAGCCCGTCGATGTCCGCGAGCACCAACTGCTGGTCGAATGTCTGACCGCCGGGATGCTGTGCAACGACTCCACTCTTGTGAAAACAATGGGCGACTGGCATGCCGAGGGGGATCCAACGGAGGTGGCCTTGATTGTCTCGGCTCGGAAAGCCGGATTGTCGCCGAAGCAAGTGAAACAGGAACGCCCCGAGTTGGACTCCATTCCGTTTGAGTCACAGCATCAGTACATGGCGACCTTGCACGATGCCGGCTCCGACGGCTCTCGCATTGCGTATCTCAAGGGTTCGGTGGAAAGCATTCTGCAACGCTGCGACAGAATCCATGGCGGTGAAGCAAATGACATCGCTTTTGACCCAGGCGTCATTCATCGACACGTCGAGGAGATGGCCGCCGACGGTTTGCGAGTACTCGCGTTCGCTCGCTGCGAACTGCCCTCTGGCGCGGAGTCGATTGATCACAACGATGTTGCCCACGGCCTGAGTTTTGTCGGGCTGCAGGGAATGATTGATCCGCCACGCCCCGAAGCGGTCCAAGCGGTTCAGGCTTGTCAGGCAGCCGGTATTCAGGTCAAGATGATCACGGGGGATCACGCCGGAACGGCCGCTGCGGTTGCGGCTTCCATCGGGCTCAGCGGACCTGAGTCCAGCAGATCAGCCGAAGGCGTGATGACGGGACGGATGATCGCGGAGTTGTCCGATACAGAGCTACATGACGCGGTCGAGACGACTGCGGTTTTCGCACGGGTAGCGCCGGAACAGAAGCTTCGTTTGGTCAGGGCGTTGCAACATCGGCATCATGTCGTCGCGATGACCGGGGACGGCGTGAACGATGCACCCGCCCTACGACGTGCCGATATTGGCGTGGCCATGGGAGTCACGGGGACCGAGGTCGCTAAAGAAGCGGCTGATATGGTGCTGACGGATGACAACTTTTCATCCATCGAAGCAGCGATCGAAGAAGGACGGGGTGTGTTCGACAATCTCGTCAAGTTCATCATCTGGACGATGCCGACGAGTATCGCGGAGGGCTTGGTGATCATGCTGGCGATATTCGCCGGTACGATGCTGCCCATCCTGCCGGTACAGGCACTATGGATCAACATGACCACCGCGGTGCTGCTGGGGCTGATGCTCGCTTTCGAGCCTAAGGAACCAGGCATCATGAATCGCCCGTCCCGTGATCCGGCCAAACCATTGCTCGACAGAGCACTCGTGGTACGAATCCTGATAGTGAGTGCGATCCTAGTAATGGGGTCTTTCGGCCTGCTGGCTTGGGAGTTGGCTCAGGATGAAACAGAAGCGGCGGCACGTACGGTCGTGGTGAACGTCATCGTATTTGGTGAAATCTTCTATCTCTTTAACTGCCGCTCATTGACATTGTCGATGTTCTCCGTCGGACTCTTCAGCAACCGCTGGCTGCTCGTCGGTACGGGGCTGATGATCGCACTGCAGCTTGCATTCACCTATGTGCCCGCGATGAATCGGATGTTCGACAGCGCACCGATCGGCCAGGACAAATGGCTCTTGATTCTGGGCGTCGGCGTTCTGATCTACAGCGTCGTTGGATTCGAAAAGTGGCTGCGACGGATGTATGCCACGAGAAACAATGGCACCGGATAG